A stretch of Komagataella phaffii GS115 chromosome 2, complete sequence DNA encodes these proteins:
- a CDS encoding Zinc-finger transcription factor of the Zn(2)-Cys(6) binuclear cluster domain type, involved in the: MPPKREKTFTGCWTCRSRKVKCTLERPECDRCIKGGYHCTGYDIKLRWSQPVQFDKFGSQLSQTNIEPNDDETMRRRNIEPVRYNAKQAYKDYDQLDTDIDGLHSYRLETEKDRDSTVIKGMFGVFRQQKRKREKDVSFSPEKLPFGSPSMFDPLSGFTQGNEWVSNELIDDALLTASAINGDTHFLDIFRADTLNPLVNTNSSSTPFYGYNADVQKIYPNPSRRDKDLSQYAPDEMFNVLFHRKEEEEPHGVHVGSDGVLIGDSNGSPLVRSSTMSASASQPISGAQQDLPPAKKMKFSIDSIQLDAPDGTSKMPGNIMEARTVPGLPQTLAIEKSGLPTTALQVNPMTRYLLNYYIEDVADMMTVIPLPKNPWKFIYFPRAIMAVGEIGSLGKTSYARSCLLNALLAVSAFNLQSRFPKNSNEMKYYVNLGIQLRQQASVFLKHCLMEDVLTQKYKDVLVAVLSMVTIDVVWGTMSDCKTHLNICEKIIEKKMTVKKKLSAKALILHRIYSSMKLIQDSTNLEIVSKDEIFLNESNYKQFITSSRVDSAESNQGSRIDKLFRKSPSSLLSDSSNHVSSTSSSKGVFHEKINDQGKIRIEYIVHDQNTESPGEIPNERKDSQIPLFIDITKASFKPSKNKLDDHDISSDAIYGLPNSLILLFSEVVHLIRFKVYCDSTSTQLPLFFKLLADELSTKLSDWKLEWKLTTQEDSEKFISARHEGIYHHVMSFYHGLVIYFYRFIEDINPNYLQEYVEKVLVHLNRIQEIVQSDKDILIIPLFWQGFIAGSEAMTVYLQNGFKKWGTDISKTGIGTYWVARQIMLEVWRRKNFNEKKSNWIDVIRDWDMNVMLT, translated from the coding sequence GCCAGTTCGTTACAATGCAAAACAAGCTTATAAAGACTATGATCAGTTGGATACTGATATTGACGGCTTACACTCCTATCGCCTAGAGACAGAAAAAGACAGAGACAGCACAGTAATAAAAGGCATGTTTGGCGTATTCAGACagcagaagagaaaaagagaaaaagatgtATCTTTCTCCCCAGAGAAGCTACCGTTTGGATCTCCCAGCATGTTTGATCCACTTTCAGGATTTACCCAAGGTAATGAATGGGTCAGTAATGAGTTGATTGACGACGCTTTATTGACAGCCTCCGCCATAAATGGAGACACTCATTTTTTAGACATATTCCGAGCTGATACACTAAATCCCCTCGTTAATACCAATAGTTCTTCAACTCCTTTTTATGGATACAATGCTGACGTGCAAAAGATATATCCAAATCCATCTAGAAGAGATAAGGATCTTTCACAGTATGCTCCTGATGAAATGTTCAATGTTTTGTTTCACCgcaaggaagaagaagaacctCATGGAGTGCATGTTGGGAGTGATGGTGTTCTAATTGGAGATAGCAACGGTTCTCCACTCGTCAGATCCTCAACAATGTCAGCATCTGCGTCTCAACCTATTTCAGGAGCTCAGCAAGATCTGCCTCCagcaaagaagatgaaattcAGTATTGACAGCATTCAGCTGGATGCCCCAGATGGTACTTCGAAGATGCCAGGCAACATAATGGAAGCCAGAACAGTTCCGGGACTGCCTCAAACACTAGCCATCGAGAAAAGCGGACTGCCCACTACAGCCTTGCAGGTTAACCCAATGACACGCTACTTATTGAATTACTATATCGAGGATGTGGCTGATATGATGACAGTAATTCCTCTTCCCAAAAACCCTTGGAAGTTTATTTACTTTCCCAGGGCCATCATGGCTGTTGGTGAAATTGGATCTTTAGGAAAGACTTCTTATGCTCGAAGCTGTTTATTGAATGCTTTGTTGGCTGTGAGTGCTTTTAACTTACAAAGCAGGTTTCCTAAAAACAGTAACGAGATGAAATATTACGTTAACTTAGGGATTCAGTTGCGGCAGCAAGCCTCTGTGTTTTTAAAACATTGTTTGATGGAAGATGTCCTTACCCAGAAGTATAAGGACGTTCTAGTAGCCGTTTTATCAATGGTCACGATTGATGTTGTATGGGGTACGATGTCTGACTGCAAGACTCATTTAAACATTTGTGAAAAGATTATCGAGAAGAAAATGACtgtcaagaagaaactttcagCCAAGGCCTTGATTTTGCACCGCATCTACAGTtcaatgaagttgattcAAGACTCGACGAATTTGGAGATAGTTTCCAAGGAtgagatttttttgaacGAAAGCAATTACAAACAGTTTATCACTAGTTCAAGAGTTGACTCTGCAGAGTCGAATCAGGGATCTCGAATTGACAAGCTATTTAGAAAGTCACCGTCCTCTCTTTTGTCTGATAGTAGTAACCATGTGTCTTCTACGTCCTCTTCGAAGGGAGTTTTTCATGAAAAGATTAACGATCAGGGAAAGATTCGTATTGAATACATTGTTCATGATCAAAATACGGAATCTCCAGGAGAGATTCCAAACGAGAGAAAGGATAGTCAAATTCCTCTGTTTATTGACATAACGAAGGCCAGTTTCAAACCCTCTAAGAACAAACTTGACGATCATGACATTTCCAGTGATGCTATCTATGGATTACCCAATTCCCTAATTTTGCTATTTTCTGAAGTCGTTCATTTGATCCGATTCAAGGTGTATTGTGATTCTACTTCGACTCAGCTTCCTCTGTTTTTTAAGTTACTAGCAGACGAGCTGTCCACCAAACTTTCCGATTGGAAGTTGGAATGGAAGCTGACTACCCAGGAAGActctgaaaagtttatttCTGCACGTCATGAGGGGATTTATCATCATGTGATGTCATTTTATCATGGATTAGTGATTTATTTTTACAGGTTTATTGAGGATATCAATCCGAATTATCTTCAGGAATACGTTGAGAAAGTTCTAGTCCATTTGAACAGGATCCAGGAGATCGTACAAAGTGACAAAGATATTTTGATTATTCCGTTATTTTGGCAAGGATTTATTGCCGGAAGTGAAGCGATGACAGTATATCTACAAAATGGTTTCAAGAAATGGGGTACAGACATCTCCAAGACCGGGATTGGAACCTACTGGGTCGCACGTCAAATTATGTTGGAGGTGTGGCGTCGTAAGAACTTTAATGAGAAGAAGAGTAATTGGATTGATGTGATCAGGGACTGGGATATGAATGTTATGCTGACTTGA